One Natronolimnobius sp. AArcel1 DNA window includes the following coding sequences:
- a CDS encoding Cdc6/Cdc18 family protein, which translates to MSEQAGGDPLFQSHDPIFNRKELLHVGHVPEEDRIVGRDDEIQSVAAEVGAITRGDPPNNVMIYGKTGTGKSLISRHVATRAQDAARSNDIDCGVLYVDCSEANTETRATRQLALSLKEETGYEEHIPLRGVGTMEYYQHIWGILQQCFDAIVVILDEIDKLDNSNILMQLSRAREAQKTDAYIGVIGISNKIQYRETLDERIDSSFGHRELFFHPYDASQLREIMRNREDAFQPSVLEDGTIELCAALAAKKHGDARKAIEILKEAGELARRTDSKLVAEDHIQQAQEVAEINRIEELTSGATVHAKLALYALASRIITGDRETYKTREIFERYVSICELVANDPITENGLYRQLKEQAFLGVIESEKTGGGRSQGSYLLHRLVTDPKHIVKAVRRDSSLEDLPTYDHLVERSNELQNRDADLSTFS; encoded by the coding sequence ATGTCCGAGCAGGCTGGTGGGGATCCGTTGTTCCAGTCCCACGATCCGATCTTCAATCGGAAAGAACTGCTTCACGTTGGCCACGTTCCCGAGGAAGATCGCATCGTCGGGCGCGACGACGAGATTCAGTCCGTCGCGGCCGAAGTCGGGGCGATTACGCGTGGCGATCCACCGAACAACGTGATGATCTACGGGAAAACTGGGACCGGAAAGAGTCTCATTTCCCGCCACGTCGCGACGCGAGCACAGGATGCCGCCCGGAGCAACGACATCGATTGTGGCGTCCTCTACGTTGATTGTTCCGAAGCCAACACAGAGACGCGAGCTACCCGTCAACTCGCACTTAGCCTGAAAGAAGAGACTGGCTACGAGGAACACATTCCGCTTCGTGGCGTTGGGACGATGGAATACTACCAGCACATCTGGGGAATTCTCCAGCAATGTTTCGACGCCATCGTCGTCATCTTAGACGAGATCGACAAACTCGACAACAGTAACATCTTGATGCAACTCTCGCGCGCTCGAGAGGCCCAGAAGACCGACGCCTACATCGGCGTCATTGGAATCAGTAACAAGATTCAATACCGCGAAACCTTAGACGAGCGCATCGACAGCAGTTTTGGCCATCGCGAACTCTTCTTCCATCCCTACGACGCCTCCCAACTGCGTGAGATCATGCGCAACCGTGAGGATGCCTTCCAGCCATCCGTCCTCGAGGACGGAACAATCGAACTCTGTGCGGCACTCGCCGCGAAGAAACACGGTGACGCCCGCAAGGCAATCGAGATTCTGAAAGAAGCGGGTGAACTTGCGCGACGAACCGATTCCAAACTCGTCGCCGAAGATCATATCCAGCAGGCCCAGGAGGTCGCCGAAATCAACCGCATCGAGGAACTCACGAGCGGGGCGACAGTTCATGCAAAACTCGCTCTCTACGCGCTCGCAAGTCGCATCATCACTGGCGACCGTGAGACGTACAAGACTCGCGAGATCTTCGAGCGCTATGTCAGCATCTGCGAACTGGTCGCAAACGATCCGATCACCGAGAACGGGCTCTACCGCCAACTCAAAGAACAGGCCTTCCTCGGCGTCATCGAATCCGAAAAGACCGGCGGCGGCCGCTCGCAGGGCAGCTATCTCCTGCATCGGCTCGTCACTGATCCAAAACACATCGTCAAAGCCGTTCGCCGAGACTCCTCGCTCGAGGACCTGCCGACGTATGACCACCTCGTCGAACGGAGTAACGAACTCCAGAATCGCGACGCTGACCTGTCGACGTTCTCCTAA
- a CDS encoding small multi-drug export protein — protein MALQSLFVESVFNPLLLESAFSPVPALVEAEADSLLEETSGVWQYLLVFVLTMVPAIEPFIVIPVAIGLGLDPVVTGLVAFAGSITIVSVIVLAQHRLLAWWSQRTANEGEDSSGRYARARRIWERYGLVGLSFAGPILAGIHLTAMLAVSAGSSRKTTIGWLTVGLGAWTLALVAASLAGVSLLGMT, from the coding sequence ATGGCACTGCAGTCTCTCTTCGTCGAGTCCGTGTTCAACCCCCTGCTTCTCGAGTCCGCATTTAGTCCCGTCCCTGCCCTCGTCGAGGCCGAAGCAGACTCGCTTCTCGAGGAGACAAGCGGCGTCTGGCAGTACCTGCTCGTGTTCGTCCTGACGATGGTTCCCGCAATCGAGCCGTTCATCGTCATTCCGGTCGCAATCGGCCTTGGTCTGGACCCAGTCGTCACCGGGCTGGTGGCGTTCGCTGGGAGCATCACAATCGTCAGCGTGATCGTCCTCGCCCAACACCGATTGCTTGCGTGGTGGTCCCAGCGAACTGCCAATGAGGGAGAGGACTCGAGTGGGCGATACGCACGTGCCCGCCGCATCTGGGAGCGATACGGACTCGTTGGCCTATCCTTTGCCGGTCCGATTTTAGCCGGGATTCACCTCACGGCGATGTTGGCAGTGTCCGCCGGCTCGAGTCGGAAGACGACGATTGGCTGGCTCACGGTTGGTCTCGGCGCGTGGACGCTTGCACTCGTCGCGGCGTCACTCGCGGGTGTGTCGTTACTTGGCATGACGTAA
- a CDS encoding MaoC family dehydratase translates to MTGRYYEEFTVGETIAHERRRTISESDNQRFCDVTMNQQPLHLDAEFAAETQFGDRLVNGLYTLSLAVGISIPEMTDGTIVANLSYDNVEHPEPVFHGDTIRAESTVTDKRETSDGERGIVTMAVEVFNQDDDLVCSFERTVLSLKREHAETGGEGDGN, encoded by the coding sequence ATGACCGGACGGTACTACGAAGAATTCACGGTCGGCGAGACGATTGCCCACGAGCGCCGGCGGACCATCTCCGAGAGCGACAACCAGCGCTTCTGTGATGTGACGATGAACCAGCAGCCGCTGCATCTCGATGCGGAGTTCGCCGCCGAGACGCAGTTCGGCGACCGACTCGTCAACGGCCTCTACACGCTATCGCTTGCGGTCGGAATCTCGATCCCCGAGATGACCGACGGCACAATCGTCGCGAATCTCTCCTACGATAACGTCGAACACCCCGAGCCTGTCTTTCACGGCGATACGATCCGCGCTGAGTCGACGGTAACGGACAAACGCGAAACCAGCGACGGCGAGCGTGGCATCGTCACGATGGCCGTCGAAGTGTTCAATCAGGACGACGACCTCGTCTGCTCGTTCGAGCGCACTGTCCTCTCACTGAAACGGGAACACGCCGAAACCGGTGGTGAGGGCGATGGCAACTGA
- a CDS encoding PH domain-containing protein produces MATETPATLESDATAGDLEWLSLEDGEEIVWAGGPDRRTLLPAFLIGIPLAIVLIGILIIVGEYLRITNTSYVVTTRAVYRKSGVLSRDVKRIEHEKVQDISYTQSALGNHFGYGTVEVSTAGGAGVEMAFSSVPEPRDVQHLIGEQRKRSRSSAGSRGDDVDRPADDVLEEIVTELREIRTLLEESETQQRSGSPADPDDSTTRTSSSGHRSR; encoded by the coding sequence ATGGCAACTGAAACGCCTGCGACACTCGAGAGCGACGCGACCGCCGGCGACCTCGAGTGGCTCTCGCTCGAGGATGGCGAGGAAATCGTCTGGGCCGGCGGGCCAGATCGACGAACGCTCCTGCCAGCGTTTCTGATTGGCATCCCGCTTGCAATCGTCCTGATCGGGATTCTCATCATCGTCGGCGAGTACCTACGGATTACGAACACGAGCTACGTAGTCACAACCCGCGCAGTATACCGAAAATCCGGTGTACTCTCGCGTGATGTCAAGCGAATTGAACACGAGAAAGTCCAAGATATCTCCTACACGCAGTCGGCACTTGGGAACCACTTTGGGTATGGCACCGTCGAAGTCAGCACGGCGGGTGGCGCTGGCGTCGAAATGGCGTTTTCGTCCGTTCCGGAGCCACGAGACGTCCAGCACCTGATCGGCGAGCAGCGAAAGCGCTCTCGCTCGAGTGCTGGCTCTCGAGGTGACGACGTTGACCGACCTGCTGACGACGTGCTCGAGGAAATCGTCACCGAACTGCGCGAGATTCGGACGCTGCTCGAGGAGTCAGAAACACAGCAGCGATCAGGATCACCCGCTGACCCGGATGATTCCACGACGCGAACGTCCTCGAGTGGCCACCGATCACGATGA
- a CDS encoding PH domain-containing protein yields the protein MIDDTSEGRGNPVDAGDLEWLVLESDEEIRVRTGPRIQTVYPWLAIALVGVAVVSIAVWIEVISLLGALWIPVFVAPAIWQYAQVTRTAFLVTTHRVAVRSGVFGRSVRVVGLERVQNTTRKQHALGRLAGYGTVTIETASGSILTFWNVEEPASVQASLESVTQSGNGDIEDPAAVPGSSAQWQAVLEEVRGWRRALEQTRSN from the coding sequence ATGATAGACGACACCAGCGAGGGGCGTGGGAACCCCGTCGACGCAGGCGACCTCGAGTGGCTCGTCCTCGAGTCCGATGAGGAGATTCGCGTCCGAACAGGTCCGCGAATCCAGACTGTGTACCCGTGGCTTGCGATTGCGCTTGTCGGCGTGGCCGTCGTCAGCATCGCCGTCTGGATCGAGGTTATCTCGCTGCTCGGCGCGCTCTGGATTCCGGTGTTCGTCGCCCCCGCTATCTGGCAGTACGCACAGGTGACGCGGACGGCGTTCCTCGTGACAACGCACCGTGTTGCGGTCCGCAGCGGCGTCTTTGGACGCTCTGTTCGCGTCGTCGGCCTCGAGCGCGTCCAGAACACGACCCGGAAACAACACGCACTCGGCCGGCTGGCGGGCTACGGCACCGTGACGATTGAAACCGCAAGTGGCTCGATACTGACGTTCTGGAACGTCGAGGAGCCAGCGTCGGTGCAGGCCTCACTCGAGTCCGTGACCCAGTCTGGCAACGGCGACATCGAGGACCCGGCTGCCGTTCCGGGCTCGAGCGCACAGTGGCAGGCCGTACTCGAGGAGGTCCGAGGCTGGCGACGAGCACTCGAGCAGACGCGCTCGAACTGA
- a CDS encoding GNAT family N-acetyltransferase, with the protein MLPEIIETDRLRFDAIRPESVDVFDLYAICSSDPGIDEITEYMTWDPHDTPKEAQEFIERVSDQYDDGDGVSYLIRPRTDAGETGAGEIAGTGGFGIDWEKRTMTMGVWLRKRFWGRGYSGERAAAFLELAFDRLDLEVVAAAAHVDNEQSNRAIEKYVDAHGGQRDGCLRNHIVIDGEPVDCYRYTISSEEWVANRSDLTVQFRD; encoded by the coding sequence CTGCTTCCCGAAATAATCGAGACGGACCGGTTACGATTCGACGCGATCCGTCCCGAGTCGGTCGACGTCTTCGACCTCTATGCGATCTGTTCGTCGGATCCCGGAATCGACGAGATTACCGAGTATATGACGTGGGATCCACACGACACGCCAAAGGAGGCCCAGGAGTTCATCGAGCGCGTGAGCGACCAGTACGACGACGGCGACGGTGTCTCGTACCTGATTCGGCCGCGAACAGATGCCGGCGAAACCGGTGCCGGCGAAATTGCGGGCACCGGCGGCTTCGGCATCGACTGGGAGAAACGCACAATGACGATGGGCGTCTGGCTCCGCAAACGATTCTGGGGTCGGGGCTACTCCGGCGAACGCGCCGCTGCCTTCCTCGAGCTTGCGTTCGACCGCCTCGATCTCGAGGTCGTCGCAGCCGCTGCACACGTCGATAACGAGCAATCGAATCGCGCGATTGAGAAGTACGTCGACGCGCACGGCGGCCAACGTGATGGCTGCCTGCGAAACCATATCGTGATCGACGGCGAGCCGGTTGATTGCTATCGGTATACAATCTCGAGCGAGGAGTGGGTTGCAAATCGAAGCGATCTGACGGTGCAGTTTCGCGACTGA
- a CDS encoding DUF5658 family protein, with amino-acid sequence MSSDGAYRHHSLPIDVTPVQLERALWVLVAISLVGDVVTTFVGLHLGLAESNPIARGAIEGYGLAGMLVLKAFAIGVGLVCRPLLPRAYRPIVPAGLALPWLLAVFINMYMISLVI; translated from the coding sequence ATGAGTTCCGACGGTGCCTACAGACACCACTCACTGCCAATCGACGTGACACCGGTCCAACTCGAGCGCGCGCTCTGGGTGCTCGTCGCCATTTCACTGGTCGGCGACGTCGTGACGACGTTCGTCGGCTTGCACCTGGGGCTGGCCGAATCGAATCCAATTGCGCGCGGTGCAATCGAGGGCTACGGACTCGCGGGAATGCTGGTCCTGAAGGCGTTCGCAATCGGCGTTGGGCTTGTCTGTCGCCCACTGCTGCCTCGCGCATACCGACCGATCGTTCCAGCCGGGCTTGCCCTGCCATGGCTGCTCGCTGTCTTTATCAACATGTACATGATCTCGCTGGTCATCTGA
- a CDS encoding acyl-CoA carboxylase subunit beta has product MQVRIAPGASEEEAAAIAAALAEHLGDSVDVYVGSATEPTASHEYDGHADGRPGAADDATAADSSAATDEPLGPTDRERALEAEIEDILEGGPEKYREGLDEKLFVRDRLELWFGGEDDAFLFEDGTFAAFDDWHPDGAGEETDDRLPADGLITGGATFEGRDLHFMANDYTVKRGSMAAKGVEKFLRMQQRALKTGRPVLYLMDSSGGRIDQQTGFFANREGIGKYYYNHSMLSGRVPQICVLYGPCIAGAAYTPVFADFTIMVENMSAMAIASPRMVQMVTGEDISLEELGGPQVHARESGSADLVARDEEHARELAAQLLTYLPDNADEKPPQQAGTAPANSPDGIDAVVPERPNESYDMTDVIDRLVDSGSVLELRPEYGKEILTAFARIDGRPIGIVANQPAQRAGAIFPDAAEKAAQFIWTADAFNIPLLYLCDTPGFMAGSQVEQDGILEQGKKLIYATSAATVPQQTVVVRKAYGAGIYAMGGPAYDPESVIGLPSGEIAIMGPEAAINAVYARKLSEIDDPEERAKREQELREEYREDIDVHRMASEVVIDELIPPSRLRGELAARFAFYEDVEKSLPDKKHGTVL; this is encoded by the coding sequence ATGCAAGTCCGTATCGCACCGGGGGCAAGCGAGGAAGAAGCCGCAGCGATCGCAGCCGCGCTGGCCGAACACCTTGGTGACTCCGTCGACGTCTACGTCGGATCGGCAACTGAGCCGACAGCCAGTCACGAGTACGACGGACACGCGGATGGTCGTCCAGGTGCAGCAGACGACGCCACAGCAGCCGACTCAAGTGCCGCAACCGACGAGCCACTCGGCCCGACCGACCGTGAGCGCGCGCTCGAAGCAGAAATTGAAGACATTCTCGAGGGTGGTCCCGAGAAGTACCGCGAGGGGTTAGACGAGAAACTGTTCGTCCGCGACCGCCTCGAGTTGTGGTTCGGCGGCGAAGATGATGCGTTTCTATTTGAGGATGGAACGTTCGCGGCGTTTGATGACTGGCATCCTGACGGGGCGGGCGAGGAGACGGACGACCGCCTGCCGGCGGATGGGCTCATTACGGGCGGCGCGACCTTCGAGGGCCGGGACCTGCACTTTATGGCCAACGACTACACGGTCAAGCGGGGCAGCATGGCCGCCAAGGGCGTCGAAAAGTTCCTCCGGATGCAACAGCGCGCGCTGAAAACCGGCCGGCCAGTGCTGTATTTGATGGATTCGTCGGGCGGGCGAATCGACCAACAGACCGGCTTCTTCGCCAATCGCGAGGGGATTGGAAAATACTACTACAACCACTCGATGTTGTCGGGTCGCGTCCCTCAGATCTGTGTGCTCTACGGCCCGTGTATCGCCGGTGCCGCCTACACGCCCGTCTTTGCGGACTTCACCATTATGGTCGAAAACATGTCCGCGATGGCTATTGCAAGCCCCCGAATGGTCCAGATGGTCACCGGCGAAGACATCTCACTCGAGGAGTTGGGTGGCCCACAAGTCCACGCTCGAGAGTCCGGCTCTGCGGATCTCGTCGCACGAGACGAGGAACACGCCCGCGAACTCGCTGCCCAGTTGCTGACGTATCTGCCGGACAACGCCGACGAGAAACCACCACAGCAAGCCGGTACAGCACCCGCAAACTCGCCGGACGGAATCGACGCGGTCGTACCCGAACGGCCAAACGAAAGCTACGACATGACTGACGTGATCGACCGACTCGTCGATTCAGGCTCGGTCCTCGAGTTGCGCCCAGAGTACGGGAAAGAGATCCTGACCGCGTTCGCTCGGATCGACGGCCGACCAATCGGAATCGTCGCGAACCAGCCAGCACAGCGGGCGGGAGCGATCTTCCCCGATGCCGCCGAAAAGGCCGCCCAGTTCATTTGGACGGCGGACGCGTTCAACATCCCGCTGCTGTATCTCTGTGACACGCCCGGCTTCATGGCTGGCTCACAGGTCGAACAAGACGGCATCCTCGAGCAGGGCAAGAAATTGATCTACGCAACGTCGGCTGCAACTGTCCCCCAACAGACTGTCGTCGTTCGCAAGGCCTACGGCGCTGGCATTTACGCGATGGGCGGGCCGGCCTACGACCCCGAGAGCGTCATCGGACTCCCGTCGGGTGAGATTGCGATTATGGGGCCGGAAGCTGCCATCAACGCCGTCTACGCGCGCAAGCTTTCAGAAATTGACGACCCCGAGGAGCGAGCCAAACGCGAGCAGGAACTGCGCGAGGAGTACCGCGAAGACATCGACGTCCATCGGATGGCCAGTGAAGTTGTCATCGACGAACTCATCCCGCCGAGTCGGCTCCGAGGTGAACTGGCCGCTCGCTTTGCGTTCTATGAAGACGTCGAGAAATCCCTTCCTGACAAAAAGCACGGGACGGTGCTGTAG
- a CDS encoding class 1 fructose-bisphosphatase, which produces MTVSDPVVESIVATVTRSATEIRQGLVGRRNTVDDEENPSGETQFAADIWADELLAERLSTIDGVGQYASEEQSDVLECGAAPGSSDTYAVAVDPLDGSSNLTSNNAMGSIFGIYADSLPARGDTLVAAGYVLYGPITTMVIATDETVSEYELSGGERRLIDQDVTLPEDPVAYGFGGRVPNWTDTFEAYAREIESELKLRYGGAMIGDVNQVMTYGGIFGYPALESAPQGKLRLQFEGNPIGYIVEQAGGASSDGEQSLLTVEPTDVHQRTPVFVGNDGLLERLEASLEESV; this is translated from the coding sequence ATGACGGTTTCCGATCCAGTTGTCGAGTCCATCGTCGCGACAGTCACTCGCTCAGCGACGGAGATTCGACAGGGGCTGGTCGGCCGCCGTAACACCGTTGACGACGAGGAAAACCCAAGCGGTGAGACCCAGTTCGCAGCCGATATCTGGGCCGATGAGTTGCTCGCCGAGCGACTGTCGACTATCGACGGCGTCGGGCAGTATGCAAGCGAAGAACAATCCGACGTCCTCGAGTGTGGCGCTGCTCCGGGATCGTCCGACACCTACGCGGTCGCCGTTGACCCGCTCGATGGCTCCTCGAACCTCACGTCGAACAACGCGATGGGGTCAATCTTCGGTATTTACGCTGATTCCCTCCCCGCTCGCGGCGACACGCTCGTCGCAGCGGGGTACGTCCTCTACGGACCGATCACGACGATGGTGATCGCAACCGACGAGACCGTCTCAGAGTACGAACTCAGCGGCGGCGAGCGCCGCCTTATCGACCAGGACGTGACGCTTCCCGAAGACCCCGTCGCGTACGGTTTTGGCGGACGCGTTCCCAACTGGACCGACACGTTCGAAGCATACGCCCGAGAAATCGAGTCCGAACTCAAACTCCGCTATGGTGGCGCAATGATCGGTGACGTCAATCAGGTCATGACGTATGGCGGTATCTTCGGATACCCCGCCCTCGAATCCGCACCCCAAGGCAAGCTTCGATTGCAGTTCGAGGGGAACCCGATTGGGTACATCGTCGAGCAAGCGGGCGGGGCCTCCTCGGACGGCGAGCAGTCACTGCTCACGGTTGAGCCAACTGACGTCCACCAGCGGACACCGGTATTTGTCGGCAACGACGGACTCCTCGAGCGCCTCGAGGCGAGTCTTGAAGAATCGGTGTAG
- a CDS encoding class I fructose-bisphosphate aldolase gives MLPIDDSPIVRDGKSLILAMDHGLEHGPVDFEDVPEKLDPATVFETATHDAVTAMAVQKGIAEGYYPSYEDDVNLLLKLNGTSNLWMGEPDSPVNCTVDYAAELGADAVGFTVYSGSNHEVEMFEEFRDAQESARDHDLPMVMWSYPRGQGLKNDTKPSTISYATRIALEIGADIAKVKYPGSPDAMEHACKAAGNMNVVMSGGSKTSDYDFLSTVEAAVNAGCTGLAVGRNVWQRENPTHILDALEKVIFEEETADAALEAAE, from the coding sequence ATGCTACCCATCGACGACTCTCCTATCGTTCGCGACGGCAAGTCATTGATTCTCGCGATGGACCACGGATTGGAACACGGTCCGGTCGACTTCGAGGACGTCCCGGAAAAGCTCGATCCGGCGACTGTCTTTGAGACGGCGACCCACGACGCGGTCACGGCGATGGCCGTCCAGAAAGGAATCGCCGAGGGCTACTACCCAAGCTACGAGGACGACGTCAACCTCCTCTTGAAACTCAACGGCACCTCCAACCTCTGGATGGGCGAACCCGACTCGCCGGTCAACTGCACAGTCGATTACGCCGCCGAACTCGGCGCTGACGCCGTCGGCTTTACCGTCTACAGCGGCTCGAACCACGAAGTCGAGATGTTCGAGGAGTTCCGCGACGCCCAGGAATCTGCCCGCGACCACGACCTGCCGATGGTCATGTGGTCCTACCCCCGCGGACAGGGCCTCAAAAACGACACCAAGCCCTCGACCATCTCCTATGCGACTCGTATCGCTCTCGAGATCGGTGCAGACATCGCGAAAGTCAAGTACCCGGGCAGTCCCGACGCGATGGAACACGCCTGCAAAGCCGCCGGCAACATGAACGTCGTCATGAGCGGTGGCTCGAAAACCTCGGACTACGACTTCCTCTCGACCGTCGAAGCCGCCGTCAACGCCGGCTGTACTGGCCTCGCCGTCGGCCGCAACGTCTGGCAGCGCGAGAACCCGACCCACATCCTCGACGCCCTCGAGAAGGTCATCTTCGAGGAGGAAACGGCCGACGCCGCACTCGAGGCAGCCGAATAG
- a CDS encoding 3-hydroxyacyl-CoA dehydrogenase family protein, translating to MVRDRIDRIGVVGAGTMGSGIAQVAAINGYDVRLRDVDQAYVEDGFETIEHSLSRLEARDDLEESPDTIIDRIGGTTSLETFADCDLVIEAVLEDLAIKQDVFADLERVCDQDVVLATNTSTLSITSIASDLEHPERVVGLHFMNPVPIMEGVEVVVGEKTTDEVTELAHDIAADLEKTTWEADDKPGFVTNRILMPWINEGIRAFDEDVATKEDIDAGMELGTNVPMGPLTLADHIGLDVCLHATETLHEELGDRYQPAYLLKRKVEAGDLGKKTGEGFYEYE from the coding sequence ATGGTTCGCGACCGGATCGACCGAATCGGCGTCGTCGGCGCAGGGACGATGGGCAGCGGCATTGCACAGGTCGCCGCGATAAACGGCTACGACGTTCGCCTCCGAGACGTCGACCAGGCGTACGTCGAGGACGGCTTCGAAACCATCGAGCACAGCCTCTCGAGGCTCGAGGCCCGCGATGATCTCGAGGAGTCTCCCGACACAATCATCGACCGCATCGGGGGGACGACGTCTCTCGAGACGTTCGCAGACTGCGACCTCGTTATCGAAGCGGTTCTCGAGGACCTCGCAATCAAACAGGACGTCTTCGCCGACCTCGAGCGCGTCTGTGACCAGGACGTAGTGCTCGCGACGAACACGAGCACGCTCTCGATCACCTCGATTGCAAGCGACCTCGAGCACCCCGAGCGCGTCGTGGGGCTGCACTTCATGAACCCCGTGCCGATCATGGAAGGCGTCGAGGTCGTCGTCGGCGAGAAGACAACCGATGAGGTGACCGAGTTAGCGCACGACATCGCTGCAGACCTCGAGAAGACGACCTGGGAGGCTGACGACAAGCCGGGCTTCGTCACGAATCGGATTCTAATGCCCTGGATCAACGAGGGGATTCGCGCCTTCGACGAGGATGTGGCCACGAAGGAGGATATCGACGCGGGAATGGAACTCGGGACGAACGTGCCGATGGGACCGCTGACACTTGCCGATCACATTGGCCTCGACGTCTGTCTGCACGCCACGGAGACGCTCCATGAGGAACTCGGCGACCGATACCAGCCCGCCTATCTACTCAAGCGCAAGGTCGAAGCCGGCGACCTGGGTAAGAAGACGGGCGAAGGATTCTACGAGTACGAGTAG